The following are encoded together in the Malaya genurostris strain Urasoe2022 chromosome 3, Malgen_1.1, whole genome shotgun sequence genome:
- the LOC131435934 gene encoding transmembrane protein 53-A-like — protein sequence MAFLTVRLIATTAVKSANQNIAGNIKKCTLTSMDQQIGSVAMFSGLTSAKKSDTPRNQIFPNAVLSSNQNVNMVVPSRNITVQEISRSLQLYSKGGRDVEKDPKTLQLKSGFEKPTVLLFAWLNAKHKHLVKYANLYTNQGFEVVVTQLTPWQLLWPVKGSQLVAEDIVKFLKNNEFKNGLIFHGFSVGGYLWGECMVHIVRDLQNYQIVLDRVKGQIWDSAADITEIPEGVPRALFPRNPTLRNALRKYMIYHMKAFHEPATSHYIRSSQMFHTNLLRCPALFLVSKTDPVGTVEANTRVKDSWESNGVKCHFKCWDRSPHVGHFRKHTEEYTELVFSHIRQLDVGAHKQALRAKL from the exons ATGGCGTTTCTGACGGTGCGACTGATTGCTACGACTGCAGTGAAAAGTGCCAACCAGAATATTGCGGGCAATATTAAAAAGTGCACTCTGACATCGATGGATCAGCAGATCGGGTCGGTCGCTATGTTTAGTGGGCTGACCAGTGCGAAGAAGAGCGACACTCCGAGGAATCAGATTTTTCCAAATGCTGTCTTGAGTTCCAATCAAAAT GTCAACATGGTTGTCCCGAGTAGAAACATCACTGTCCAAGAAATCTCTCGCAGTTTGCAGCTTTACTCCAAAGGCGGAAGAGACGTCGAAAAGGACCCAAAAACACTTCA ATTGAAATCCGGCTTCGAAAAACCAACTGTGCTGTTGTTTGCCTGGTTGAATGCCAAACATAAACATTTGGTAAAATATGCCAACCTCTATACGAACCAGGGCTTCGAGGTAGTTGTAACACAACTCACCCCATGGCAGCTGCTTTGGCCTGTGAAAGGCTCACAG CTTGTAGCAGAAGATAtcgtgaaatttttgaaaaacaacgaATTTAAGAATGGTCTGATTTTTCACGGATTCTCAGTGGGAGGCTATCTGTGGGGTGAATGCATGGTTCACATAGTGCGAGATCTTCAAAATTATCAAATTGTGTTGGATCGTGTGAAGGGACAAATCTGGGATAGTGCTGCCGATATCACAGAAATCCCTGAAGGTGTGCCGAGAGCTTTGTTTCCAAGGAACCCAACACTTCGCAACGCATTGCGAAAATATATGAT TTATCACATGAAGGCATTTCATGAACCTGCTACGTCACATTATATCCGCTCCAGTCAGATGTTCCACACAAACTTGCTTAGATGTCCAGCACTATTCCTAGTGTCGAAAACTGATCCCGTTGGAACGGTGGAAGCGAATACTCGGGTCAAGGACTCTTGGGAAAGCAACGGAGTTAAG TGTCACTTCAAATGCTGGGACCGTTCGCCCCATGTGGGACATTTCCGTAAGCATACCGAAGAATACACCGAACTGGTGTTTTCACATATTCGTCAGCTGGACGTTGGAGCACATAAACAAGCATTGCGAGCGAAGCTATGA
- the LOC131437824 gene encoding uncharacterized protein LOC131437824 isoform X1, with protein MTSRSSRSQTTPINIRIYSLTRNIHFYSSARSNWDCDSKTLRLKEQVDKPLVLILSWLQASEKHLRKFAEFYNEQEFEVLVAHITPWQLMWPVLGSQAVASDIVKFLKNNDLARGVVLHGFSVGGYLWGECLVKINETEPDKAVLDKIKGQIWDSAADLDEIPVGVPHAILPKNPTLQGALRGYLTYHLKLFHEEATQYYQKCTKQYFNEPARCPALLLFSKTDPIGTESANRRLMAMWDSIGMKTTFKCWDRSPHVGHFHKHRDEYIDHLLNHLDSLNITGYTPKAKL; from the exons ATGACATCCAGAAGCAGCCGGTCGCAAACAACACCGATTAACATTCGGATTTACAGTTTAACGAGAAATATTCATTTCTATAGCTCGGCGAGAAGTAATTGGGACTGTGATTCGAAAACCTTAAG ACTGAAAGAACAAGTGGATAAGCCTCTGGTTTTGATATTATCGTGGCTGCAAGCTTCCGAGAAACATTTGCGAAAGTTCGCAGAGTTTTACAATGAGCAAGAATTCGAAGTGTTGGTCGCACACATTACACCTTGGCAGCTAATGTGGCCAGTTCTTGGATCGCAGGCCGTCGCTAGTGACAtcgtgaaatttttaaaaaataatgatCTCGCCAGAGGAGTTGTTCTACATGGATTTTCTGTCGGTGGATATCTGTGGGGTGAATGTCTAGTCAAAATTAATGAAACCGAACCTGACAAAGCTGTGCTAGACAAAATCAAAGGTCAAATCTGGGACAGCGCAGCAGATCTCGATGAAATCCCTGTCGGTGTTCCTCATGCCATATTGCCAAAAAATCCTACGCTTCAGGGTGCACTGCGTGGCTACTTAAC GTATCACTTGAAGTTATTCCACGAGGAAGCCACTCAATATTACCAGAAATGTACCAAGCAGTATTTCAACGAGCCGGCTCGTTGTCCCGCACTTTTGCTGTTTTCGAAAACCGACCCAATCGGAACGGAAAGTGCCAACCGTAGGTTGATGGCCATGTGGGATTCAATTGGCATGAAG ACAACCTTCAAGTGCTGGGATCGATCGCCACATGTAGGTCACTTCCACAAGCACCGTGACGAATATATCGACCATTTGCTGAACCATCTTGATTCGCTCAACATCACTGGTTATACTCCCAAAGCAAAGCTGTAA
- the LOC131437824 gene encoding uncharacterized protein LOC131437824 isoform X2 codes for MNLTFNLRQHFRLPFVCLANQFSGIVQLRGYEQSRGLLNSQVSERVSSAVNHQHRKFIMTSRSSRSQTTPINIRIYSLTRNIHFYSSARSNWDCDSKTLRLKEQVDKPLVLILSWLQASEKHLRKFAEFYNEQEFEVLVAHITPWQLMWPVLGSQAVASDIVKFLKNNDLARGVVLHGFSVGGYLWGECLVKINETEPDKAVLDKIKGQIWDSAADLDEIPVGVPHAILPKNPTLQGALRGYLTYHLKLFHEEATQYYQKCTKQYFNEPARCPALLLFSKTDPIGTESANRRLMAMWDSIGMKTTFKCWDRSPHVGHFHKHRDEYIDHLLNHLDSLNITGYTPKAKL; via the exons ATGAACTTGACCTTTAACCTTCGGCAG CATTTCAGATTACCATTTGTCTGCCTTGCCAACCAATTCAGTGGAATTGTTCAATTAAGGGGATACGAACAGTCACGAGGATTATTGAACAGTCAGGTGTCAGAGAGGGTCAGTTCGGCAGTCAACCATCAACACCGG AAATTCATCATGACATCCAGAAGCAGCCGGTCGCAAACAACACCGATTAACATTCGGATTTACAGTTTAACGAGAAATATTCATTTCTATAGCTCGGCGAGAAGTAATTGGGACTGTGATTCGAAAACCTTAAG ACTGAAAGAACAAGTGGATAAGCCTCTGGTTTTGATATTATCGTGGCTGCAAGCTTCCGAGAAACATTTGCGAAAGTTCGCAGAGTTTTACAATGAGCAAGAATTCGAAGTGTTGGTCGCACACATTACACCTTGGCAGCTAATGTGGCCAGTTCTTGGATCGCAGGCCGTCGCTAGTGACAtcgtgaaatttttaaaaaataatgatCTCGCCAGAGGAGTTGTTCTACATGGATTTTCTGTCGGTGGATATCTGTGGGGTGAATGTCTAGTCAAAATTAATGAAACCGAACCTGACAAAGCTGTGCTAGACAAAATCAAAGGTCAAATCTGGGACAGCGCAGCAGATCTCGATGAAATCCCTGTCGGTGTTCCTCATGCCATATTGCCAAAAAATCCTACGCTTCAGGGTGCACTGCGTGGCTACTTAAC GTATCACTTGAAGTTATTCCACGAGGAAGCCACTCAATATTACCAGAAATGTACCAAGCAGTATTTCAACGAGCCGGCTCGTTGTCCCGCACTTTTGCTGTTTTCGAAAACCGACCCAATCGGAACGGAAAGTGCCAACCGTAGGTTGATGGCCATGTGGGATTCAATTGGCATGAAG ACAACCTTCAAGTGCTGGGATCGATCGCCACATGTAGGTCACTTCCACAAGCACCGTGACGAATATATCGACCATTTGCTGAACCATCTTGATTCGCTCAACATCACTGGTTATACTCCCAAAGCAAAGCTGTAA